The Methanosphaera sp. BMS genome contains a region encoding:
- a CDS encoding DUF2085 domain-containing protein, producing MDVFKYLCHRRPERSFFYRGHQFPVCSRCTGLIVGAALFAVYSFIVPVRYDWNLLYMSFLLQLPYIIDGFTQYLAIRESNNTLRFITGLLGGVGVVLLARFMRILVEHLLMNMW from the coding sequence ATGGATGTATTTAAATATTTATGTCACCGGCGACCGGAGAGATCCTTTTTTTATAGGGGCCATCAGTTTCCGGTATGCAGCAGATGTACAGGTCTTATTGTCGGTGCGGCATTATTTGCCGTTTATTCATTTATAGTGCCTGTTAGATATGACTGGAATCTGTTATATATGTCTTTCTTATTGCAGCTGCCGTATATCATAGATGGATTTACACAATATTTGGCTATTAGAGAAAGCAACAATACGTTGCGTTTTATAACGGGACTGCTTGGTGGAGTGGGCGTTGTACTGCTTGCCAGATTTATGAGGATACTCGTTGAACATTTACTGATGAATATGTGGTGA
- a CDS encoding glycosyltransferase family 2 protein, with product MKIYSISRIKNEMDIIETFIRYNSNITDGMIILDNNSSDDTRNILDALKGEYPNLHVYDNHFESHHDITLEINYLLDLAVNEYEADMIMPLDADEFITTDGAVNPRDEIQSLDNLDDSYYSYYWKTYLPIYDEFSLENLRYIRDGSLEEHEKVIIPSNLYKSCDIRINPGSHSLSDKDNKPVDKIKLESLRLGHVPIRSKSQCISKIANGWLNNRSRNLFNTKNSWHQKRIFDRIIECNANLSDDDLVEIAVSFSSKAEYDDVDDVIVEDKFNYSFCENMKNKYTPDNINEFSNILKNMEELSYNYSRLSKIHESIMSDIDEACDKYTTRKYVDLLENTILEYKRQNYDNLYRENKKVNELNNRIRQMQEKLTQYQDTIDTKNRQIDEYDEIIKNKNDKLKLYQKTIDNKNNKINAYIKTVEKREKVIENLEEKLKQYN from the coding sequence ATGAAGATTTATTCAATCAGCCGTATAAAAAATGAGATGGACATCATAGAGACTTTCATAAGATATAATTCAAATATCACAGACGGAATGATTATACTTGACAACAACAGCAGTGATGATACCAGGAATATATTGGACGCACTTAAAGGGGAATATCCCAACCTGCATGTATATGACAATCACTTTGAAAGTCATCATGACATAACACTTGAAATCAATTACCTGCTTGACTTGGCGGTAAATGAGTATGAGGCGGATATGATAATGCCTTTGGATGCAGATGAATTCATCACCACGGATGGTGCAGTTAATCCCAGAGATGAAATTCAAAGTCTTGACAACCTTGACGATTCATATTACAGCTACTACTGGAAGACATACCTGCCGATATATGATGAATTCTCACTTGAAAATCTACGCTATATACGTGACGGGTCACTTGAAGAGCATGAAAAAGTTATCATTCCCTCAAATCTATATAAAAGCTGCGACATCAGGATTAATCCCGGATCCCATAGTCTAAGCGATAAGGACAATAAGCCTGTGGATAAGATTAAACTGGAATCATTACGTCTGGGTCATGTTCCCATAAGAAGCAAATCACAATGCATATCCAAGATTGCAAATGGGTGGCTTAACAATCGTAGCCGTAACCTCTTCAATACAAAAAACAGTTGGCATCAAAAACGCATATTTGACAGGATTATCGAGTGCAATGCAAATCTATCCGATGATGATTTGGTGGAGATTGCCGTGTCATTTTCTTCAAAGGCAGAATATGATGATGTGGATGATGTGATAGTCGAGGACAAATTTAACTATTCATTCTGTGAAAACATGAAAAATAAGTATACGCCTGATAATATTAATGAGTTTTCAAATATCTTAAAGAATATGGAAGAGTTATCCTATAATTACAGTAGGCTATCCAAAATACATGAAAGTATAATGTCTGATATAGATGAAGCATGTGATAAATACACTACTCGTAAATATGTCGACCTCTTGGAAAACACTATACTTGAGTACAAAAGACAAAACTATGATAACCTCTACAGGGAAAATAAAAAAGTCAACGAACTTAACAACAGGATACGGCAGATGCAGGAAAAACTAACACAATACCAGGATACCATCGATACAAAAAACAGGCAGATAGATGAATATGATGAGATAATAAAAAACAAGAACGACAAGCTAAAGCTTTACCAGAAAACCATAGACAACAAGAACAACAAGATAAACGCTTACATAAAAACCGTCGAGAAACGTGAAAAGGTAATAGAAAACCTTGAAGAAAAGCTAAAACAATATAATTAG
- a CDS encoding aldo/keto reductase yields the protein MEFRSIADTGIEVGVIGFGAEWMVDKSQDEVNKLVTYCMDNDVNLLDCWMSDPSVRSKLGKAIKDNRDKWYIQGHIGSTWQNKQYVRTREMDKVIPAFEDLLERLGTDYIDLGMIHYVDEVAEYERITNNEFMDYVYKLKEDNIIHHIGLSTHNPEVAMKACDNPDIVLVMFSINPAFDMMPATESIDDYFELDNYGNLYGIQAERQELYEKAMKTNTALTVMKPYAGGRLLKQEESPFGVALTPVQCLEYILTRPSAKSVLVGVNDITELDGALEYLSASDEDRNYSRILTTAPKSSYLGQCTYCGHCAPCSANIDIKTVNKFYDLAVTHDSIPDSIRDHYNQLEYKADSCTKCGMCMDRCPFKVDIIDMMDKTRKLFE from the coding sequence ATGGAGTTTAGAAGCATAGCCGACACCGGCATAGAGGTAGGAGTAATAGGATTTGGAGCCGAGTGGATGGTGGACAAATCACAGGATGAAGTAAACAAACTGGTCACTTACTGTATGGACAATGACGTGAACCTTCTTGACTGCTGGATGTCCGATCCAAGCGTACGTTCAAAGCTGGGCAAAGCGATAAAGGACAACCGGGACAAATGGTACATACAGGGACATATCGGCTCAACATGGCAGAACAAGCAATACGTAAGAACGCGTGAGATGGACAAGGTCATACCGGCATTCGAGGATTTGCTTGAAAGACTCGGCACCGACTACATAGACTTGGGAATGATTCACTACGTGGATGAAGTGGCCGAGTATGAAAGGATAACAAACAATGAATTCATGGACTACGTATACAAACTAAAGGAGGACAACATCATCCACCATATAGGCCTCAGTACCCATAATCCGGAGGTTGCAATGAAGGCATGTGACAACCCGGACATAGTGCTCGTCATGTTCAGCATAAACCCCGCCTTTGACATGATGCCTGCTACCGAATCAATCGATGACTACTTTGAGCTTGATAATTACGGCAATCTTTATGGAATACAGGCAGAAAGACAGGAACTTTATGAAAAGGCCATGAAGACAAATACCGCACTGACGGTTATGAAGCCATATGCAGGTGGAAGACTACTTAAACAGGAGGAAAGTCCCTTCGGCGTGGCATTAACGCCAGTACAGTGTCTTGAATACATACTCACCCGTCCGTCAGCAAAGAGCGTACTGGTAGGAGTCAATGACATTACCGAATTAGATGGTGCATTGGAGTACCTGTCGGCAAGCGATGAGGACAGAAATTACTCAAGGATACTGACCACTGCCCCTAAAAGTTCATACCTGGGTCAGTGTACATACTGCGGTCACTGTGCACCGTGCAGTGCAAATATTGACATTAAAACAGTCAATAAGTTCTATGACCTGGCAGTAACACACGACTCCATACCTGACAGCATCCGTGACCACTACAACCAGCTGGAATATAAGGCAGACAGCTGTACGAAGTGTGGAATGTGTATGGATAGATGTCCATTCAAGGTGGATATAATTGACATGATGGACAAGACTCGTAAACTATTTGAATGA
- a CDS encoding Ig-like domain repeat protein produces the protein MYKNMKGLFLLTTVLILLVTVSAVAADDAQDSMATDTTGIADDTISGDVDNTVVDNNNDYINKNIQTKEVKKDTATSIVNDENMDELPSGENTLGDVKNAKSIKTAQSFTITDDTYSQFFDEYGELINTEVVSDSTLILDGTFNNKSFIFRGITLTVEGNNAVLNEGQISVFDQAKVIIDNISFVNRKLNNTVIFNTDGNTLKNSKITKTFTNALAREVYITGNNNLVENNLIDITGPSAPVDYNVNPNLSPVIGIAVLSNNNIVQYNNITYTDTRVGFDGSSDLITVSGVLGKAEDNLVTNNNLKAVGSGYLYGLNLGVNANKNNLTNNTLNITSSYYSYGLNILQVPMTDNTIQYNKIYLKADNTAYGVLANIWGAPEASNFRISNNDMAVEAVNAYGMQIAGSDYFAITFKNINITSNTINVTGTYAIGVGLSLTDNVYLYNNTLNIIGQTNETNLDSWDTVQPTTTGVYSSNGNNTRISNELNYDVANGPNVIFKGMTNSLIDNGVFTSNNDNFILEDVENSNITNTDADTISGACVDLINSKNNVIKYNVFVSEELFGNDAVVCDEDSTDNVIESNYIATNVELTPNLLVKDMEGTITANAVGADKQEVTGTFLFTINGQEVLIATGSSASYDLTPTELGSLDVSVEFIPTSSDYAPGSTQSIIDVVAYGAVITMDDITANAGETVTLTANVEDVLGNAITKGKVTFKINGKTVKDTQGKVIYAKVTDGVAQADYLVSDDFAGKNLTVTAIYSGSSGIAKTEGTSTLYVDAEESSIEFENEPVSASVGQTVTFTIKVTGDVSRVVCKLNGKTLKDADGKVIYAKVTDGIATIEYVIPEGMKANEYTLTAVTTGSERLTAEQKLTII, from the coding sequence ATGTATAAGAATATGAAAGGATTATTCTTATTGACAACAGTACTCATATTACTTGTAACAGTCTCTGCAGTAGCAGCAGATGATGCTCAAGATAGTATGGCCACAGATACCACAGGTATCGCCGATGACACGATAAGTGGTGATGTGGATAATACGGTTGTCGATAATAATAATGATTATATCAACAAGAACATTCAAACAAAAGAAGTTAAGAAAGATACAGCTACAAGCATAGTCAACGATGAAAATATGGATGAATTACCTTCAGGTGAAAATACCCTGGGGGATGTTAAAAATGCAAAAAGCATTAAAACGGCACAGTCATTCACCATAACTGACGACACATACAGTCAGTTCTTTGATGAATATGGGGAATTGATAAATACCGAAGTGGTTTCAGATAGTACATTGATACTTGATGGAACATTCAACAATAAATCATTCATATTTAGAGGTATAACCCTAACGGTTGAAGGAAACAATGCAGTATTAAATGAAGGTCAAATTAGTGTATTTGATCAGGCAAAAGTTATAATTGATAACATTAGCTTCGTCAATAGAAAGCTTAACAATACAGTAATCTTCAATACCGACGGCAACACACTAAAAAACTCTAAAATTACCAAAACATTCACGAATGCACTTGCACGTGAAGTATACATAACCGGTAACAACAACCTGGTGGAAAATAACCTGATAGACATTACAGGCCCATCAGCTCCTGTAGACTATAATGTAAATCCAAATCTATCACCGGTAATAGGTATAGCAGTCCTGTCAAACAACAATATTGTACAATACAATAACATTACATACACCGATACCAGAGTTGGCTTTGACGGATCAAGTGACCTGATAACGGTAAGTGGTGTGCTGGGCAAGGCAGAAGACAATCTTGTAACAAATAACAACCTTAAGGCAGTAGGAAGCGGATACCTATATGGATTAAACCTTGGAGTAAACGCCAACAAAAACAATTTAACCAACAATACACTAAACATAACAAGTTCATACTACAGCTATGGCTTAAACATACTACAGGTGCCAATGACAGATAATACAATACAATACAACAAAATCTATCTTAAGGCCGACAACACAGCATACGGGGTGCTGGCAAATATTTGGGGAGCTCCCGAAGCATCAAACTTCAGAATATCAAACAACGATATGGCAGTTGAAGCAGTAAATGCCTATGGTATGCAGATTGCCGGTTCAGATTATTTTGCCATAACCTTCAAAAACATTAACATAACATCAAACACCATAAACGTCACGGGTACATATGCTATAGGTGTCGGATTATCCCTAACCGATAACGTATATCTATACAACAACACATTAAATATCATTGGACAGACGAACGAAACAAATCTCGATTCATGGGATACAGTACAGCCTACAACAACAGGTGTATACTCATCAAACGGAAACAACACACGTATATCAAATGAATTGAATTATGATGTGGCAAACGGTCCTAATGTGATCTTCAAGGGTATGACCAACTCACTGATAGATAATGGCGTATTCACGTCAAACAATGACAACTTCATACTGGAGGATGTTGAAAACTCAAACATTACAAATACAGATGCTGATACAATATCCGGTGCTTGTGTAGACTTGATTAACTCAAAAAACAATGTAATCAAATACAATGTCTTCGTATCTGAGGAATTATTTGGAAATGATGCCGTAGTATGTGACGAGGACAGTACAGATAACGTCATAGAATCAAACTATATTGCCACTAATGTCGAATTAACACCAAATCTACTGGTTAAGGACATGGAAGGTACAATTACCGCCAATGCAGTGGGTGCTGATAAACAAGAAGTAACAGGAACATTCCTATTCACTATCAATGGCCAGGAAGTACTCATAGCCACCGGATCCAGTGCCAGCTATGATTTAACACCAACAGAATTAGGTTCATTGGATGTAAGTGTTGAATTCATCCCAACCTCATCCGACTACGCACCGGGCAGTACTCAAAGTATCATTGACGTAGTGGCATATGGGGCCGTTATAACAATGGATGACATAACCGCCAATGCAGGTGAAACAGTAACATTAACCGCTAACGTTGAAGACGTACTGGGAAATGCCATCACAAAAGGTAAAGTAACATTTAAAATAAACGGTAAAACCGTCAAAGATACTCAGGGTAAAGTCATCTATGCTAAGGTAACCGACGGAGTGGCTCAAGCCGATTATCTCGTTTCTGATGACTTTGCAGGCAAAAACTTAACAGTAACTGCCATCTACAGTGGTTCATCAGGAATTGCCAAAACAGAAGGCACTTCAACATTATACGTTGATGCGGAAGAATCCTCTATTGAATTTGAAAACGAACCTGTAAGTGCAAGTGTAGGACAGACTGTAACCTTTACAATAAAAGTTACCGGAGATGTTTCAAGAGTTGTATGTAAGCTCAACGGTAAAACACTCAAGGATGCTGACGGTAAGGTAATCTATGCTAAAGTGACCGATGGAATTGCAACTATCGAGTATGTCATTCCTGAAGGCATGAAGGCAAATGAATACACATTAACTGCTGTAACTACAGGTTCTGAACGATTAACGGCTGAACAAAAACTTACAATCATATAA
- a CDS encoding Ig-like domain-containing protein → MHKNIKRLFLLTTVLMLLVGIAAVSAVDDADSDVAADTSVSVDDAASNTADSAVVDKSISNNINKNVEKQVKKDATTHIVNNDNVDEIFGGEKYSLSDSIAEGDILDFQGTIDKNHSLEINKPVNVISSTQDAVISLHTKSGSLLGENPGNLFAIRNGASGSNISGLYLYNTECWVHNLYDSVLYNMTMYVKDASVGGGVGQTSLRYCNNVTMDSCTIYTENNGGSSSFVWTGCNNCTIINCTVQGEGNVGNLLYVGNPYNTQDMPAGYTMTNFDNNVINCTVIGGSGGISNPLQNMATRTLIKGNKFYSGGSASSGTNGTFIDNEFYRTVNVAVSANGVFNGNVHYGTGKVTLQANVTANNNTLFNVTLSGANISFTNSIATGLTTVSQPINLSNLNLSEITISSNGKNSNITNNNITGAIAVSAANVTIKDNLINTTNETAVVVTTDGVVVANNTIYAAGKAGNDAVKTTKTTTVIEDNQPTTGTFTITDETYSKYFDENGKVNSTELSSFSTLILEGTFNNKSFVFNDTVFSIKGNDAVLNNGQIVTVANGRAVVENVTFNNSQLNNSVIFGTDGNILRNSKIIKNFTNALAREVYITGNKNTVEYNSIDITGPSSSIDYSSDLPISPVIGIAILSSNNIVRYNNVTYIDTNEEGFGSTDLITINGKLGVAKNNNVTRNNLTAVGSGYLYGLSLGVNANDNEFSYNKVNIDSVYYSYGVNILEVPMTNNAILYNNITLKSLVTAYGVFANVWGEPEVSNFKVNYNNITVESVNAYGAQIAGSDYGTPIIFKNLNITYNNITVTGTYAMGVGLSMTNNVYLYRNTLKIYGETNETDFYSWDSVQPTTAGVYSANGNYTRVYNELNYTVTNGPNVIFKDMTTSQIYNGAFISNNDNFILENVENSNITNTKANTTSANTVDLINSNGNTIKTNTFYAQEAMGDNAVSCDESSTTNVITSNIPYTTDIIVAPEELYVNVENDITVSTLGSDNKKVNGTFAIYINGEQFAVSQTCNTTTVVYTPTTIGDLELTVEFIPSSTSYQPSTATVTIPVVSNQAVLNVSEVTANAGETVTLTTTVKDMLGNNINIGKVTFKVNGKTVKDANGKVIYAKVVDGVASVEYTVPEDLAGQNYTITAVYAGSAGFAKVQNTSTLLIKDDEASIEFENEPVTAKVGQTVTFTVKVTGDATKVVFKINGKSLKDANGKVIYAKVVDGIATVDYVIPEGMKAKDYTLSAVTMGGERLTAEQKFTITE, encoded by the coding sequence ATGCATAAGAATATTAAAAGATTATTCTTATTGACAACAGTACTCATGCTACTTGTCGGTATCGCGGCCGTATCAGCGGTCGATGATGCTGATAGTGATGTGGCTGCAGATACTTCCGTATCGGTTGATGATGCGGCTAGTAATACGGCCGACAGTGCTGTCGTTGATAAAAGTATAAGTAATAATATAAATAAAAATGTAGAAAAGCAAGTTAAAAAAGATGCAACAACACACATAGTAAACAACGATAATGTGGATGAAATATTTGGCGGAGAAAAATATAGTCTATCCGATTCCATTGCAGAAGGAGACATATTGGATTTCCAGGGAACTATTGATAAAAATCATTCATTGGAAATAAACAAACCCGTTAATGTAATATCATCTACACAGGATGCAGTTATTAGTTTACATACAAAATCTGGAAGTCTATTAGGTGAAAATCCTGGTAATTTATTTGCAATCAGAAATGGAGCATCCGGTTCCAACATTAGTGGATTATACCTCTACAATACCGAATGTTGGGTACATAATCTCTATGATTCAGTATTGTATAACATGACAATGTATGTAAAAGATGCAAGTGTTGGTGGAGGAGTAGGTCAGACCTCTCTTAGATACTGTAATAATGTTACGATGGACAGCTGTACCATCTACACAGAAAACAATGGTGGAAGTTCATCATTCGTATGGACAGGATGTAACAACTGTACAATCATAAACTGTACAGTTCAGGGTGAAGGTAACGTTGGAAACCTATTATATGTAGGTAACCCATACAATACTCAGGATATGCCTGCTGGTTACACCATGACCAACTTTGACAATAATGTAATTAACTGTACAGTTATCGGTGGAAGCGGTGGAATAAGCAATCCGTTACAGAACATGGCTACCCGTACATTAATTAAAGGTAACAAATTCTACAGTGGAGGATCAGCCAGTTCCGGTACAAACGGTACATTCATAGATAATGAATTCTACAGAACCGTAAATGTTGCCGTAAGTGCAAATGGTGTGTTTAATGGTAACGTACATTACGGAACAGGTAAAGTAACACTTCAGGCAAATGTAACCGCAAATAACAATACATTATTCAATGTAACACTTAGCGGTGCAAATATTTCATTTACCAACAGCATAGCTACAGGTTTAACAACAGTATCCCAGCCTATAAACCTATCAAATCTTAACCTAAGTGAAATAACCATATCTTCAAACGGTAAAAACTCAAACATAACAAACAACAACATTACCGGTGCTATAGCAGTTAGCGCAGCTAACGTTACAATAAAAGATAACCTGATAAACACCACCAATGAAACGGCGGTAGTTGTCACAACAGATGGGGTTGTAGTAGCAAACAACACCATATATGCAGCAGGTAAGGCAGGTAATGATGCTGTAAAAACTACAAAAACAACAACCGTAATTGAAGATAACCAGCCAACAACAGGTACATTTACCATAACCGATGAAACATACAGTAAGTACTTTGATGAAAACGGTAAAGTTAACAGTACAGAACTATCCAGTTTCAGTACATTGATACTTGAAGGAACCTTCAACAATAAGTCATTCGTATTTAATGATACGGTATTTTCAATAAAAGGTAACGATGCAGTACTAAACAACGGTCAGATAGTAACTGTCGCTAATGGTAGGGCAGTAGTTGAAAATGTTACATTCAACAATAGCCAACTAAACAACAGTGTAATATTTGGAACAGATGGAAACATCTTAAGAAACTCAAAAATTATCAAGAATTTCACAAATGCACTTGCACGTGAAGTATACATAACAGGTAATAAAAACACTGTGGAATACAACAGCATTGACATTACAGGACCATCATCTTCTATAGATTATAGTTCTGATCTTCCAATATCACCTGTAATCGGTATTGCAATACTTTCAAGCAATAACATAGTTCGATACAACAATGTAACATATATCGATACAAATGAGGAGGGTTTCGGATCAACTGACCTTATTACCATCAATGGAAAATTAGGGGTAGCCAAAAACAACAACGTAACAAGAAACAACCTGACTGCAGTAGGTAGTGGATATCTATATGGATTAAGCCTAGGTGTAAACGCTAACGACAATGAGTTTTCATACAACAAGGTGAACATTGACAGTGTGTACTATTCATATGGTGTAAACATACTGGAAGTTCCAATGACAAACAATGCAATATTATACAATAACATTACATTAAAATCTCTTGTAACCGCTTATGGTGTATTTGCAAATGTCTGGGGAGAACCTGAAGTATCAAACTTCAAAGTAAACTACAACAACATTACCGTAGAATCAGTAAATGCTTATGGAGCACAGATTGCAGGTTCCGATTATGGTACTCCAATAATATTCAAAAACCTTAACATAACATATAACAATATTACAGTTACAGGTACATATGCTATGGGTGTTGGATTATCAATGACCAATAACGTATACCTATACCGTAACACATTAAAAATCTACGGAGAGACAAACGAAACAGATTTCTATTCATGGGATAGTGTACAGCCTACAACAGCTGGTGTATACTCAGCAAATGGAAACTACACCCGTGTATATAACGAATTAAATTATACTGTGACAAACGGTCCTAATGTAATCTTTAAAGACATGACCACATCACAGATATATAATGGAGCATTCATATCAAACAATGACAATTTCATACTTGAAAACGTGGAAAACTCAAACATTACAAATACAAAGGCAAACACAACCTCAGCCAATACGGTTGACTTGATTAACTCAAACGGCAACACCATCAAAACAAACACATTCTATGCTCAGGAAGCAATGGGAGATAATGCAGTATCTTGTGATGAGTCAAGTACGACAAATGTAATAACAAGTAACATACCATATACCACAGACATCATTGTTGCTCCGGAAGAGTTATATGTAAATGTAGAAAATGACATTACCGTCAGTACCCTTGGATCTGACAATAAGAAAGTTAACGGTACATTTGCAATATATATAAATGGTGAGCAATTTGCAGTATCTCAAACATGCAATACAACCACAGTTGTATACACACCAACAACTATCGGAGACTTGGAGCTAACGGTTGAATTTATCCCTTCAAGCACTTCATACCAGCCTTCCACAGCTACAGTAACTATTCCTGTAGTCAGTAACCAGGCAGTACTGAATGTGTCTGAAGTGACAGCTAACGCTGGTGAAACAGTCACACTCACAACAACTGTTAAAGACATGCTCGGAAACAACATCAACATTGGTAAAGTAACATTTAAGGTAAACGGTAAAACAGTCAAAGACGCTAACGGTAAAGTAATTTATGCTAAGGTAGTTGACGGTGTAGCTTCAGTCGAATACACTGTACCTGAAGATCTTGCAGGTCAAAACTATACCATTACCGCTGTATATGCTGGTTCAGCAGGATTTGCAAAAGTTCAAAACACCTCAACATTATTAATCAAGGATGATGAGGCTAGTATTGAATTTGAAAATGAGCCTGTAACGGCTAAAGTTGGCCAGACTGTAACATTTACAGTAAAAGTTACCGGAGATGCTACAAAAGTTGTATTTAAGATAAACGGTAAAAGTCTTAAGGATGCTAACGGTAAGGTAATCTATGCTAAAGTCGTTGATGGAATTGCAACTGTTGATTATGTAATTCCTGAAGGTATGAAGGCAAAAGATTACACGTTAAGTGCCGTAACCATGGGCGGAGAACGTTTAACTGCTGAGCAAAAATTTACAATTACAGAATAG